AGAGCATTTTTCAAATTGCTATATtgcttataaatattattaagcaAAACAATAATATGTAGCTCTTTTGCATctaaaaaattctcattattttatatttcaatattattattatttttaaattaaaacctCATTTACTTAAATGGTGCCTTAGGCCCCAAAACATACTGAGCCGCCCTGctcatgctaaaaaaaaatgccatatactatataagaaatgataattataattatgaatttgtAAACGTAATGTAATCAATTCAAAAATTGAATGATATTGACATTTTTATCCTATAGTGTTGACATGTTATAATTGTCGCGATCAAACCCTTTAAGATATtgtttcaaaaacaaaaaccgaATTTAGTAATTAATGAATAATGTCACATCAATGTACTGTGATTAAGAGTATAATAAATGTATATATGGTTTAGCATAAACCAGCTGATGGATACTAAGATATGTATAAAGAGGTTTGCTACGTCGGAAGTCATAGCAcatcttacaatttttttttttttttttcactcaatgcattgagtgtgttAAGACTTCCGactgcaaatattttttcacatataAAACCTTCATAAAGATTGTAGAAcgagaaaacttaaaaaaaaaaaagtacttttgTGCAAACTTGGGATATGCAAAAAGTTGAAGGGAGGCTTTACCACGTGGAAAAAGTTAGTTTGCCCATCAAATGACCGCTCAATTTAACcgtttgggaaaaaaaatttaattaatttttttatttaataattaagaaaataattttaaatgtattaatgtatttttttatttttaaaaaatattaaaaaatgtaaatagaaaattaaaaagaaaaaaaaaattgcaaaatgcAACTTCAAGCAGAGCGGGCTACCGGCAGAGTTGCCCGACTCTTACCACATTCTCTGGTAGAATTCCCAGAAGTTGAGCAAAGGCAGACCAAACCCTCAGTCTCAGTATCAAAACCACAAGTGCCACCAGACTGGGAGCAGCGTCCACATCCAGTGTCTGCAACAGTGAAGGAAAGCTTGATCCCGTACACCCAATCCAAAGGCCCTATTCCCTTCAAATTATCAGTGTTGATCACCGTTGTATAATGCGTGCAGTCCAATATATTCATGCTCATGTACTTCACTGTATCGTACCCAGTAAAACAACATGGCGGAGAGCTGTTCGTTAGTAGATGGAACACCCGGAAAGCATTGCAGGCGCCGTAGAGTTCGTCGCAGGAGTGGCCGGAGAAGTTGAAGCAGAGATTCTTGTAATGGTTAAGCACGGGAGAGTCGATGGAGCAATTGAGGAGGGCAAAGATGGTGTCCTGCGCCGGAGGTATTATGACGGACTGAATATCGGTCATAACAAAGTCGTGGTGGGGCTGCAGAATGGAGCAAGTAGACATTGCTGGGTCGTAGATCACCATTGTGTTCTTGTCGTAGTCAATGGACTGGACTTTGTAGATGCCGGAAGGCGTGGAGAAGAACAAGTAGTTGGTGCAGTTGAACATGTGCCTGAACTGCGGAGCTCCGCACCCATCGTCGAGGCCGAAGGGATATTTTATTGGGATGTTACCGCAGGAGGTGCGGCAGGGGGAGAGACTGGTGAGAGTAGGAAGGGCTTGCAGTAGGAATATTGTTAAGATTATGAGCTTGAAAATGGTGGGTAGAGCTGCTGTAGAGTACTGCATTTTTCTGCTATTTACCTAATTCTCATAATATATTGagtctttttcatttcaaacaaGAGGTAGCAAAACGCTTTAACTCTCGagtattgaaaaagaagaaggaaaaatgggTGTTTGGGTCCAGAGTTTTTACAGAAAAGCTGGTTATACACATTGATCGACAAACAGCACTCCGAAATTCACTCCATAATTGAAGACACTTTTTTGACCGTTGGGTACAGGCTGGCGTTGGGATCCAcaactttgaaaatttgagaaaaagcGATGTTCTGAAGTActattgatttgatttcatCGCGGCGTGGGGTTCCTGCTTCTGCATGGGGTTTTtggggtgatgctacagcccccgctggggctcTTGCTGGgtgtagttttattttatatgtgttttatttaagtaattttttatataaattttttattattttaaaatatttttaaaaaataaaataaatttaaaacatcatttaaaaaatattttcttaattagaaagtacaaaaatatatattaaaaaatactttcttaatcatgaagtaaaataaaaaattataaaaaatatttttaaaaaaataaaataaatttagaatatcattaaaaatacttccttaattagaaagtaaaaaaaattcattaaaatatactttcttaatcacgaagtaaaataaaaaaatattttttaatatttttttattttacttcgtgattaagaaagtattttttaataatattttgaatttttttaatttttaaaaatatttaaaattattaaaaaaatctatataaaaaataatttaaaaaaaaaacacataaaaaatacactaatctccaacgggagatatagcatttcccatATATATTCCCTTCTTGTATCTCCcgctctttaattaatttgttcccATAATTACAAGCACTTTGACCCCCTTTTAAGATCCCTTTcaaaagatttttcttttaaaatatattattaaaatatatatttttttattttacataataatttttataatatattatacatcaattcatctattttttttatattatttaaatattatattatttaatattttttattcatttcaaatattttatctataCTATCAATGATatctttatatctttttatatttataatatatccttatatacaaagtcatataattatgttctatataaaattaatctaaatttataataaattaaaccaaaatataaattaattcaaaaaataaaaagaagagattatataatgaaattatgccatctcatatcacaTGCTATCTTGTTTGTCACAAAGAGACGCTGCATCCTTggctttaaaagaaaatatcggATCACTCGTGACCCATGTGTATTTGGCATCCAACGCAAAGCCTTACATATAGGACACTTATTAAGATTAACATATTCCTTCCAGAATAAAATGCAGTCGTTAGGGCATGCGTGAATTTTGTTGTAGTTGAAACCCAAACCTCGCTCCAATGACCTTGCCTCCTCATATAAACTAGGCAATTTAGCATTAGGAAAGGCAGATTGCAAAAGGCTTATGAGCATATCAAAAGACTTAATTGACCACCCACCAAGCATTTTAATGTGTAACATCTTCACGACGAATGAGAACTTTGAGAATTTAGTGCAACCGTCAAAAAGAGGACGTCGAGCATCCTCTAATAGTTGGTCAAAAGTTGAGTTTGGGGAGGGCTGTGGTATTGATGGCTGAGTTGGCAATGTAGTGTTGTCTTCAGGAGCATCTCTGAATGTGCCTGCCCGTATGTCATCTAACATACGatccatgtcatcaatgtaTGCGTCTTCAACTCCAACCCCAGAATCGGTGTCGTTGTCAATGATGGGGAGTATTTCCTCCTCCTCATGAAATATCCATTGGGTGTAATTTGGATTGATCCATTTTATGAACAAGTGAGTCtccacctcaaatataggcAAGAAGAGGTTATTACAACATATACGGCAAGGACACCGAATGCGATCACTTTCCATGgatagggctgagcaaaaatccgacaatccgacttCGCTCCGACTCTGCTCCGGCTTCGACTTGTCGGagacggagtcggagtttttttcctcttggaagtcggagtcggagtcattgatgaactgactccgactccgctcctaTCCGACTCCGaccctccgcctccgcctccgattttatacatattttataaaaagatgtgtttttctatatattaattgtttaaattttatacaactatatcttatatagttagttaatcaataatatactagttaaataatatatttatactataatatatagactaaattgactaataatagtttagtatatgactatatgtaaatatcatactattaaaaatttacaatattactaccatgttgttctaaattactaatgtataaatataatagcatgtaatactaatgtatatatataatatactataaacactaagatgcataataacatcaacatgtaatattgtaatatagatactaatggataaacactaatctataaatttataataacatagaacactaatgtataataactaaagtattattcatataaattttatataacaatatcttgtattaattatattttttgacctaataaattctcaacatattccttttgataaatatattactaattctaatatacattagtataaaaattagatttatggcctaatattaatactattagtaaaccactttaagcctatatataaattactatataaatcactatagtattaattactaatactttattactatatgatactattaactataatgatatactagtattagacattagtatactaatactattatatagttatactaaattaaaatcactatagcaaatactaatatatagttatgctaatcactataattaatattaatactaatatagactatagttataacttatagtattataattatactaaatcactataacttatactaatatattatatagttatactaaatcactatagctaatactaatatagttatactaatcactataactatatatagtattaatatcattattagtataatactataatatatagtattaataataactaatactaatataagtattagtataactaatatcactactagtataactaatattaatactaatactaatatactaatactattagtgtattactaatatttatatatattaatatatatatcaagtataagagattagagatttaatatatatatcaagtatattagtgtattattaatatttcgtatacggtgccctttttttaatattcatatataataatatatatcatatattttttttatgaattttcatatatatatataatatataaaataaattcatattaattagtatactactatacaatacggcATCGTTTCTattagtttagattgtaatgttgagaaaattgaaatttcaaagcccacaaattttttttttttaaaaagtgggtTAAATATGAAGttagaaaagacaaaaataaaaaaatccgacttcgctccgacaagtcggagttaGAGTCAGAGCGGATTCTATATgtctcggagtcggagtcggagtcagaggtcggattcgacctccgacaaagtcgaagtcagagtcagaggttgggccctccgactccgaaaggGTCGGTGCTCATCCCTCCCCATGGAATGGTTTCGTGCCATTGTGAGGAAATTCTTAACCCCTTCAGCATATGTAGGTGAGACAAGTCTATCACTCAAATTCATTCAGCTTTTATCcatctaaataaaaagaagaatcgTCAAATTCTTTATTTGACTCAGTGAACGATGATATGAGAGGTTATCCCATATGTTCTACGTACATATGGGATAAGAAAGTGTAAAGAGGGATTTACGAGGTGCAAAAAAATCGCCTATGAAGTGAGATTTATTCACGTACGAAAAGTGGCAAGGTCATCAACTATCAATAACATATATTTGTCATTGAAGTActagaaaaaatcaaaagactAATCCTATACTTGAATAAGCAAAGAACAGCTATAAAGTTGTCATGGTTAATCAAACATAGATGTGACTTTCATGCTAAAACAATTTTCAGCAATTGATTGAACTCTTCATGGTTTAATTTGCCCTCATAGGGAACAAATTTATTGCATACTATGAAGAATATCCAAATTAGCTTACTAATTGCTTCAGTTAATGAGCATTATTATCGTACCAAAACACGGACAAAagaagatgaattgaataattagAAGGGTGATCACTTAATTAGTCCAAGTGAAAGGGTAGGCTGATCAAGGGTGGCTGTCAGCCCCAAATAGCAGAAAAACAGCAGTTTACAATTCCATATAATCCCAAACCACAGTTTAGGGATGAATTCAAACACTCATGCTACCCCAAAAaagcaaaagaggaaaaagagtaCTCATATATCTACATGAACCTGGTTGACTAAAACCTTTCATTATATTGACTTGGAGACATGACTAGACCCATTTCTTCTAATGGATTGTATAGTAAAGAAACAAACTTGACTAACGGTACACACACATTTTGACTTTACTAGTAGCATCATTAACCAGTACTAATCCACGATAgttaataacaatatatatatacaatcgtgTACTATATTCTCTCAGTTATCATGATCGTAGATGAAAGCACTATTGCTATTGAGATTAGGGAAGGGTGATGAGGCAgaggaaatattgaaaaaagcACTAAAAGTTTGTAAGAATGATCCAGAGTTTAAATACAATTTGGAAATCGCATTGGCCGAAATTCTCATCTGCAAGGTATGCAACTTCCTTGACTCCTGCAGAAGACAAAAGCCTTCCAACACTGTAACTTCAAACATACTAAACAAGTACCTTGGTTCAACTGCTCACACTTGAATCGCATGCATTTCACTCAGGATATCAAATACATTGAGTCAGCACATATAATTCTACatgggcttttatttttttcaaaaggaattgCACTCAGAATATCACTTACTCAGGACTCACCTTGAAAAatcttactttatttttatggtgGGTTCTGGATTTTTCAAAGGAATTGCACGAAATTTTCACACGTTCTAGACTTGTTTCTAACATTACTCTGCTTCATAATAGACCATTTTTTCCCTTATAGTCTTTAGCTCAGTTCTCAACTTATTTGAAACTGAAAGCTTTATAATTTCAAGCAGCCTCTCTCATGTAGACTGATCTAATTTCTTTTGATCAGAATGATTTTTTTCAAGCACAATAACATTATTAgatataaaattagatcataattaatataagagATTTTAGGGCCCCTTTGAATATGTACAAAGGTGAGATAAAATctcgtttcatctcatcttatctaatttcaactaattATCATTTAACCTATtgataaatcatctcatcttatctcacaaTCCAAATGGCCTCTTAATCATTTATTATCTATAAGAAATAGGGACATACACCTACGTTCTCCTTtttgcattttatatttttctgaaGTACTctttaatattgtttatatCAAAGATTGATAATGTGTACTTGTTCAGAAAAAATATGGAGAAGCTCACACGTAACTCAAGCATCAACTACACCCTTCAGATGATCGATTTCCTCTCTAGAAGGTGCATTACTCCATATCATTGAGATAATAGATTCTAGACATGCTTGGAATTAGGAAAAGAATCTTAAAAAGATTAAAGTGCAATATTATCACTTTCACAAAATCTTACTATGTTGAAATTATGATCAGTTTACAAaacttttaatttaaatgatcatcgcatatatatttgcatttatatatgtatatatatatatatatatatatatatgcatgctacGATCTTGAACATGTAGGTCAAAATTAACAGTACTAGTACTTCTTTTCGACTACTAATCTTAATCAGGTTATCACATGTACCATGCTGGATAACGAGGAGGAAGGAAAGGAATGGTGAGATGAGATCATACCTAATCGTTGAAGGTGGATTTGATATTCCACTTAAAGGAGAATTAGAACATTGATGTTCCGAAGGTAGTGGTACTACTAATGTTACCATGGTGTTCCACCTCGTCAGCTAGCTAATCACaccttaatttttattcatttgtaCTTATAAGtacaaatgaataaaaattaaaggaatagaACCAGTATAAATGAAGCAGACCCTTTTTTTTGGGGAAAACaataaccatatataatttccattatcagaaataaatatgaaaaaatattgcaaaGAATTAATACTAGGTTTTGGAGTAGCATATCAATGTTCTTTCAGAATTGCTACGTACAACCGCGGTGGGAAACCGCGATGTAATCGGCTGATAAAATTTTGCCACGtcagatgataaaaaaaaaaatgaacaaaagaagAGAGGAAGTAGTCACTATTAATGCATTGAGGTTGAAGGAGAAACCAGCTAAgtgattttttctttaacaatttATCAAACACTTTACATGCATTCTTAGCCCAAATCGTAGTAGCTTTTCTGCATTTACAGCATTTCTTCCTTGATACAACAACCAAACCAACAACAAGTTTCTAAGACtccaaatacaagaaaatgagtGAATTGAAATTCCtattaattttcttgattttcatctccatctcAACGATGCAGGGTAGTCATGCTGTTCATCTCCATCATTACCCCAAAAAGATTAAAACAAGAAACTGCAAGGAAATACACTTTTGCGAAGTTGTACTGAATAAAACGCCATTTATTCTGAAGCATACAAATCAAACGTGGACTAGCCAATTCACCTTCCTCATCTGGACACATCTTTTTTCAGAATAAAATGCACCTCATCTCGCTAGTCTTATCGCTTTGGTCTCGTTGAAGAAGATATTTTACGGTTTTCCAAAAATTGAGCCATGAAGTACGCTAGCATACCTTTCTATTGCAGAAAGTTTTGATTGAAGTAGCTTCGTCTCATCCATTGCTAAAGACAAGTGATAGTTGGAGTTTTTATGTTGCTTCTGTACATAATTGAtagaaagggagagagggagaacgAAATGAAGAGAGTGGAAcaaaatgaaagtttttatcAAAAGACGTGCCGGTTACGCAAAGATTCCTCTGGACGGTTGCAACAAGAGTTTCTCATGTTCTTTAGAaccttttttacttttcttttgcaGCCTTCACAGTGGATTGAGACTTTCAAGACCCATGTCTAGAAAAGATCAGCAGATAGCTTGTTCCAATTAGTGTTCATGGGTCCCCAAACTTTGTTCCAATTATTTTTAACGTGGGTCATTGGGGGAAAAAACAATGTGAATTAGCCAAATCAATATGTAATCTGATGCAAAAACAAGTGGTCCATGTATTTGGATTCCTATACTCATCAATTAAATATAAGAAACTTGATCAACAATTCATCATCCATCATCTAACCAAATGTTGATAATTTTAACCCATTTCATGCATGCAGAAGATGCTA
This window of the Juglans regia cultivar Chandler chromosome 12, Walnut 2.0, whole genome shotgun sequence genome carries:
- the LOC109014803 gene encoding uncharacterized protein LOC109014803, with amino-acid sequence MQYSTAALPTIFKLIILTIFLLQALPTLTSLSPCRTSCGNIPIKYPFGLDDGCGAPQFRHMFNCTNYLFFSTPSGIYKVQSIDYDKNTMVIYDPAMSTCSILQPHHDFVMTDIQSVIIPPAQDTIFALLNCSIDSPVLNHYKNLCFNFSGHSCDELYGACNAFRVFHLLTNSSPPCCFTGYDTVKYMSMNILDCTHYTTVINTDNLKGIGPLDWVYGIKLSFTVADTGCGRCSQSGGTCGFDTETEGLVCLCSTSGNSTRECAGGSITAEGQSHAPRILFQAFVLILGTFLCISL